Genomic window (Desulforapulum autotrophicum HRM2):
AAGGAAAGATCAAAGCGAAGTTCCAACCCAGATAAAAAATCCTGAACTTGTGGTTGAAAGAAGGCGGCAGATTGTGGATTCAACCGTGCATCTTTTTGTGGAGCATGGTTACCACAAGACCACCACCCGGATGATCGCAAAGGCTGCAGGGTTTTCCATTGGAAGCCTGTATGAGTATGTGGGGTCAAAGGAGGATGTGCTTTACCTCGTGTGTGAGGCCATCCATGCCGAGGTGGAAAGGGCTGTGGAAGCGACACTTTCCGGCGAAGTCAGGGGAAAAGAGACCCTGGCTGAGGTGATTCGGGAGTATTTTCACGTATGCGACAGCATGTCTGACCATGTGCTTTTGATGTACCAGGTAACCCAGTTCCTTCCCAAAAAATGGCAGATCCGGGCCCTTGAAAATGAGTTAAGAATTACAGATATTTTTGTCCAGGTGATCAATAAACTTTCGGGCAAGGTCGATTTCCCGTTGGTCGAGGAAAAGACCGTTACCATGCTTGCCCACAATATTTCGGTGCTTGGCCATATGTGGGCCTTCAGGCGCTGGGATCTTGCACGACATTTTACCATAGATGAATATATAGAGTATCAGACCGATTTTGTTCTTGGACGGTTGATTGCCTGAAGATCCGATCCAAAAACTATAAAAGATAAATGGGGGGCAAGGAGGTTCAGCCCGCAGATATGCAAAAAGGAGATAAAATGGAGCAGATAGCAGACATTTACAGGGCTGAAAATGCCGTGCGGGTCGTTACAGCCACCGCCCTTTTTGATGGTCACGATGCATCCATCAACATTATGCGACGGATGCTTCAGGACTCGGGTGCCGAGGTGATTCACATTGGTCATAACCGGTCGGCCAGGGAAGTAGTTGAGGCGGCCATTGAAGAGGATGCCCAGGGTATTGCCGTTTCAAGTTATCAGGGCGGCCATGTTGAGTATTTCAAGTACATGGTCGATCTGTTGAGGGAGAATAACGCCTCCCACATCCATGTGTTTGGTGGCGGTGGCGGTGTCATTGTTCCGGAGGAGATGAAGGAACTCCACGCCTATGGCGTCACCCGGATCTATTCGCCGGACGATGGCGCCAGGATCGGACTTCAGGGGATTATCAACGACCAGATCAAAACCATGGATTTTTCCACGGTGGATTTTGAGCGCCTTGACTATGGACGGCTTAATGTTGACGAGAAGTATGTAACGGCAAATTTCATCACTGCGGTCCAGAACGCCAAAGAGCGGAACGACGGTTCCCTTGCGACCATACTGGCCGGACTTGCAAAGATCAGGAACGATAAAAACCCGCCGGTCATTGGTCTTACGGGAACGGGTGGGGCAGGCAAATCGTCGTTGACCGACGAACTGATCCTCCGGATGCTCATGGATTTAAAGGATGTGAACATCGCCATTTTGAGCTGCGATCCCTCGAGAAGAAAGACCGGGGGCGCCCTTCTTGGCGACAGAATCCGCTTGAACTCCATTGAAAACGGAAGGGTCTACATGCGATCCCTTGCCACAAGGGAAGCCCAGTCCGAGCTTCCGGCATCCCTTGCCGAGGCCATTGAGGTGGTCAAGGCCGCAGGATATGACATCATTCTGGCCGAGACCGCAGGCATTGGCCAGGGTGATTCCAGGATCATTGATCTTGTGGATCTCTCCGTGTACGTGATGACAGCGGAATTCGGTGCCCCCTCCCAGCTTGAAAAGATTGACATGCTCGACTACGCAGATATCGTGGTGATCAACAAGTTTGAAAAACGGGGCAGCGAAGACGCCCTGCGGGATGTGAGAAAACAGGTCCAGAGAAACAGAAAGGCCTGGGACATCGATGCTGCCGACCTTCCTGTTTACGGCACCATCGCCTCCAAGTTCAACGACGACGGGGTCACGGCCTTCTACCACGGGATTCTGGACCTGCTTGCCCGGAATAAAGGGGTGGTGTATGAGTCAGGTCTTGGACGGACCAGCACCAAGACGTCTAGCTCAAAAACCATTATTATTCCGTCCGAGCGGACCCGCTATCTTTCCGAGATCGCCGATACGGTCAGGGACTATCATAAAAAAACCGACGAACAGGCCGATGCCCTGCGAAAACGATGGCATCTGACGGAAACGGAAAAAGAGCTTAAAGAGACCCTGTCCGATGATATCGGAGCAATGCTTGAGACCTTTAAGCGATCGATCAACGAAGCCAACGACAAAATTGACGGTGAAACGGACGATCTTCTCGCCCAGTGGGATGGAATCAACGAAGCATACCATCAGGATGAACTTGTTTATACGGTCAGGGACAAAGATATACGTTTGCCCCTTTCAACCGTCTCCCTTTGCCACTCCAAGATTCCCAAGGTGTGTATCCCCAAATACAAGGATCCGGGTGAATTGTTCAAGTGGATGAGAAAAGAGAATGTACCGGGCAGTTTTCCATACACGGCGGGTGTTTTTCCCCTGAAAAGGGTGGATGAGGATCCCACCCGAATGTTTGCCGGCGAAGGCGGTCCTGCCGACACCAATAAGCGGTTCAGGTTTCTATCGTCAAGCTATCCTGCAAAGAGACTCTCAACGGCGTTTGATTCCGTAACCCTCTACGGCCAGGATCCTGACACCCGGCCGGACATCTACGGTAAAATCGGCACCTCCGGGGTGAGCATCTGTACCCTGGATGATGTCAAAGTGCTCTACAGCGGGTTTGATCTGTGCGCCCCGAATACCTCGGTTTCCATGACCATTAACGGCCCGGCCCCCATGATGCTGGCCATGTTCATGAATACGGCCATTGACCAGCAGATGGACAAGTTTCGCAGCGAAAAGGGCAGGGAACCTTCGGCATCCGAGGCTGCCGAGATTCGTCAGTATGCCGTTTCAACGGTCAGGGGAACGGTTCAGGCCGATATCCTCAAGGAGGATCAGGGACAGAATACCTGCATCTTCTCCATTGAGTTTGCATTAAAGATGATGGGCGATATCCAGCAGTACTTTATTGACAACGCCGTCAGAAATTTTTATTCGGTTTCCATCTCGGGTTACCACATTGCAGAGGCCGGTGCCAACCCCATTACCCAGCTCGCCCTGACCCTGGCCAACGGGTTCACCTATGTGGAGTACTATCTTTCCAGGGGCATGGCCATTGACAGTTTTGCCCCGTCCCTGTCGTTTTTCTTTTCCAACGGCATGGAGCCCGAATATACTGTCATGGGACGGGTGGCGAGAAGGATCTGGTCCGTTGCCATGCGTTACCTGTACAAGGGCAAGGAAGGTTCCCAGAAACTCAAGTATCATATCCAGACCTCGGGCCGATCGCTCCACGCTCAGGATATCCAGTTCAACGATATCCGGACCACCCTCCAGGCATTGTGCGCCGTGTATGACAACTGCAACAGCCTTCACACCAACGCCTTTGACGAAGCCATTACCACCCCGTCGGGCGAATCGGTCCGTCGGGCCCTTGCCATCCAGCTCATCCTCAACCGGGAGTGGGGCCTTGCCAAGAACGAAAATCCCCTCCAGGGCAGTTTTATCGTGGACGAGCTCACCGACCTTGTGGAAGAGGCCGTGCTCAAGGCGTTTGACAGCATCACAGAAAGGGGCGGTGTCCTCGGCGCCATGGAGTCCGGCTACCAGCGGGGCAAGATCCAGGAAGAATCCATGTACTATGAGCTTAGGAAGCATTCTGGAGATCTACCCATTGTGGGAGTCAACACCTTCCAGGACCCGGAAGCCAACTATGACGAGATCATGTCCTGCATTGAGCTTTCCCGGGGCACAACCGAGCAGAAGGACGATCAGCTCAAGCGTCTTGCCGATTTTAAGGAACGCCATGGACAAGAGGCCTTGGACGCCGTTGTTAAGCTCCAGCAGACAGCCCTTGACGGCGGCAACGTGTTTGCTGAACTCATGGAGACGGTAAAGCATTGTTCCCTTGGAACCATTACCCAGGCCCTTTACGATGTGGGCGGCAAGTACCGGCGGAACATGTAACTGAATAAACTAAGGGCAGATTACCGGGGCAAGGTTTGAGTTTCAAGCAATGGGATCTGCCTGACCCACACAAGGAGAAAACATGAAAAAGGCAGTAATAGTCAGTGCGGCAAGGACTCCCCTGGGCAGCTTTGGCGGCAGTTTGAGCACGACAGGTGCCACAGATTTGGGTGCCCATGCCATTAATGCGGCCATTGAGCGGGCCGGCATCGATAAAGAGATCATTGACGAGTGCATTATGGGCCTGGTTCTGCCCTGCGGATACGGCCAGAATCCAGGCAAACAGGCCGCCGTCAAGGCGGGGCTTCCCTGGGCGGTTGAAGCCATCACCATCAACAAGGTGTGCGGGTCTTCCCTCAAGGCCGTGATGCTTGCAGCCCAGGCCATCCAGTGCGGGGATGCCGATGTGGTGGTTGCAGGGGGCATGGAAACCATGAGCATGGCACCCTACTACATGGAAAAGGCCAGGTGGGGGCATCGCATGGGGCCGGGTACCATCCAGGACCACATGGTCCATGACGGGCTGTGGGATATTGTCAATGATTTCCACATGGGCATGTCCAACGAGCTTTGCTGCGAGCGGTGGGATGTTTCCCGGGAAGATCAGGACCGGTTTGCAGCAAAATCCTATCGCAGGGCGTGTGAGGCCATTAAAATGGGTCGGTTTGCGGATCAGATTTCTCCAGTTACAATTGCCCAGCGAAAGGGCGATCCAAAAATTTTTGACACGGATGAATGTCCCCAGGAGACGAGTTTTGAGGCCCTTTCCAGGATGAAATCCGCCTTTAAGAAGGACGGCATGGGAACGGCCGGTAACGCCTCCATTATCAGCGACGGGGCCGCAGCCGTTGTGGTAATGAGTCAGGAACGGGCAAAGGCCCTTGGTTGCACCATACTGGCTGAAATCGGTGCCCAGGCATCCTTTGGGATTGATATGAAGTACGTGCTCATGGCACCGATTTACGCCATCCCAAAAGTGCTTGACAAGGAAGGCATTACCCTCCAGGATGTGGATTTGTTTGAGATCAACGAGGCATTCAGCGGCAGTTCCACTGGTATCAACAAGGTGCTTGAGCTTGATCCTGAAAAGGTGAACGTCAACGGCGGGTCCGTGGCACTGGGCCATCCCATTGGTGCAAGCGGGGCAAGGGTGCTTACCACTTTGCTCTATGAAATGCAGCGTCGGGATTTAAAGACGGGTCTAGCTTCTCTCTGCCTTGGCGGTGGAGAGGCTGTGGCAATGGTAGTCAACCGATAACCGGCACGGCCGGAGCGAAGTATTTGCTCTCGGCCACAACGAATGATGAAACACGATGATACCGGGCAGGCGATAGTACCATTCCGCCCCCCTTTGGTTACCCTGACCGGAACGGTAAACGTCGGGGGGGATTTTGCCCTTCCAGACTAAAGCGCAGGAACTGCGGGTTAAAGTCCTCAAACAGCCTGCGCTTCTTAACGTCTGGAAGGGCAAAATTTCTACCCCCCTTTGGTTTACAATGTTCCGGTCAGGGAAACCAAAGAGGGCTCGAAAGTCGAGGTTTTCATAATGATGTTTCGACAGGAATTTCTTATAACCGGCACGGCCGGAGTGAGGTATCTTCACCGGCCACAACGAATGATGAAACGCCTCTGTTTGCAATGCTTTGGTGAGTGTTTCATATAACCGGCACGGCCGGAGCGAGGTATCTTCACCGGCTACAACGAATGATGAAACGCCTCTGTTACAATGCTTCGGTGAGTGTTTCATATAAAAAAAAAAGGAGAAATCATGGAAATTGAAGGATTTGGCGTCATTGGGTCAGGGCAGATGGGCAACGGCATTGCCCAGGTGGCTGCAACAAGCGGCCTCAAGGTTCTCATGAGCGATATCAAGCAGGAGTTCTGCGACAAAGGTATGGCCACCATCACAAAGAACCTTGACCGGAGCGTGTCAAAGGGAAAACTTGAACCTGCCGAGCGTGACGCCATCCTTGGAAGGATCACAACCACAACCGATCTGGGTGCCATGGAAGCGGTGGATTTTGTGGTCGAAGCGGCCGTTGAAAGGGAAGACCTTAAATTTAAGATTTTTGAGGATCTTGACCGGTTCTGCAAGCCCCACACCATTCTTTCAACCAACACCTCGTCCATTCCCATCGGCAGAATCGCGGCCAGGACAAAACGGCCCGACAAGGTGATTGGCATGCACTTCATGAACCCTGTGCCCGTGATGAAGCTTGTGGAGGTAATCAAGGGGCTGCCCACATCCGAAGAGACCTTTCAGACGACCTGGTCTCTGTCCCAAAAATTTGGTAAAACCCCGGCCGAGGCCAACGATTTCCCCGGGTTCATTGCCAATAGAATTCTCATGCCCATGATCAACGAGGCTGTTTTCTGCGTTTACCAGAGTGTTGGCAAAGTCGAGGATATTGACACGGTCATGAAGCTTGGCATGAACCACCCCATGGGACCTTTGGCCTTGGCAGATCTCATCGGGCTTGACACCTGTCTTGCCATCATGGAAACCCTGTACGATGGATTCAAGGATTCCAAATATCGACCCTGTCCCCTGCTGAGAAAGTACGTTGAGGCAGGTTGGCTTGGCAGAAAGACAGGCAAGGGATTTTACGACTATTAGGGGCAAGGGGCATAGGGGAGATGATCATGACGGAATACACAAGGGGCGTTCCAGTTGCGGAGCTCAAACCCAGAATCCAAGCCTTCCAGGCGCTCCTCCACAAGAGGGGGGTTGATGCCGCAATCATCGTTCAAAAGTCTGATTTCTTCTATCTCACCGGAACCAATCAACAGGGCTGGCTCTATGTCCCCAGGGAAGGCCAGCCCCTCTTGATGATATTCAAGGAATTTGTCAGGGCAAAGGCTGAATCTGCCTTGGAGAGAATAGTTGACCTTGTCAGCCCAAAGAAGATCCCCGGGGTCCTTGAAACCCTGGGTTATCCAAAGCCCAAAATCCTTGGAATGGAGCTGGATGTCCTTCCAACTAATCTTTTCTTTCAGTACCGTTCGATCTTTGACACGGCCCGGATTGTTGACATCTCCATTGATATCCGAATGCTCAGGGCCGTGAAATCTCCCTATGAGATCGCCATGATTCGCCGTGCCGCAGCACTGTCTGACAAGCTTGCAGCCCGGGTGCCTGAACTGCTTGAACCTGGAAAGACGGAGATCACCCTGGCAGGAGAGCTTGAAGCCTATGCCAGGAGTCTGGGGCACCAGGGCCTTGTCAAGATGAGGCTCTGGGGCAGCGAGCTTTTCTACGGCCATTTGTTGAGCGGGCCTTCAGGCGGTGTTCCAAGCTATCTGGCTTCGCCCACCGGGGGAAGTGGTACCTCACCTGCAACGGGCCAGGGGGCAGGTCATCGAAGGCTCGGTCGCAACGAACCCATCCTTGTGGATTATGTGTTTGCCCTGGATGGTTATCTGTCGGACCATGCCAGGATTTTCTCCATTGGTAAACTTCCCGACGACATGCTCAAGGCCCACAATGCCATGCTTGAAGTCCAGGATGTTGCCAAATGTCGGGGAATTCCGGGTATCCAGGCAGGAGAGTTGTATGAGATCATGGTTGCGGCTGCCGCAGATCGGGGATATGCAGCCAATTTCATGGGGGTGGGAGATCGCAGAATCCGGTTTACCGGCCACGGCATAGGGCTTGAGCTGGACGAATTTCCCTTTATTGCAAAGGGCCAGACCCTTATCCTTGAGCCGAATATGGTGATTGCCATGGAGCCCAAGGTGGTTCTGCCGGGCAGGGGGGTGGTGGGTATCGAAAACTCCCTGGTTGTCACACCATCCGGTCTTGAATCCCTTTCCTCCATCCAGGAGGATGTGGTTGTGGTATAGCGCGGATCAAGGCGCTCTGTAATCACGGGAAAAGAGATCTGTAATCACGGGAAAAACACTCATGCTGAAACACCGATCCATCATTGCGCTGAATGTGGCAATCTTTTTTTTCATGTTCGGGGTCGGAATGATCGTTCCCCTGCTTCCACAAAAAATCATCGCCCTTACCGGTTCTTTACAGTCTGTGGGTTATCTGGCCTCGGCCTTTGCCGTTTCCTTTGTGCTGCTTCAGTTTCCCATGGGGCGACTCTCTGACCGGTTCGGATTCCGGAGATTTCTTTTGGCAGGCTATCTGACCTGTTCGGCATCCGGGCTTTTTTACTGTTTTTCAGACACTCCTGAAATGATCTTTTTCGGGCGAATGCTCCAGGGCATCGGGGAAGCGCCCCTGTGGGCCCTTGCTCCGGCCCTTGTCTCCATTCTTTACCCCCGTTCAAAGGGAAAGGTTATCGGGCTTTACAATGCGTCCATTCACCTGGGGCTGACAGCTGGAAGCGCTGCAGGTATTCTCGTGTCACCATACTGGGTAAACAACGAATCCTTTCTGCTGTTTGCCCTGTCAGGCCTTGTGGGAGTGCTCCTCATCTTTGTTGCAGTCAAGAATCCGGATCGAAAGGTATCCGTTACGGAAGGTGCTGTGGACAAGGTGGCGTTCATGGCCCTGGTCAAGAATTCTTCCACCTTTGCCGTGTTCGGCGGCATTATTCTTTACGGAGCCGGTTACGGCATCTTTCTCACGGTTTTGCCTGGATTTCTCATCCAGGATGTGGGATTCTCCCATAGGGATATTGGATGGTTTTTCATGCTTTTTTATGTCGCCATAAGCCTGTCACAGGCCATCATCGGCCCCCTGTCCGACCGGTATGGCTCTGGCAAGACCATGGTTCTTGGTCTGATGGCGGTTTTTATGGGGGTTGGGATGTTTCCGGGAAAGGGGGCATGGGAGATCTATTCATGGCTTTTTGCGGCAAGCTTCGGGCTCGGGGGCTTTTGTGTGTCAGCCCTGGCATGGTTGAACAACTGCGTGGGGGACTCCCTCAAGGGAACCGTGTCCGGCACCTTTTACCTGTTGTGGGGGATTGGGTTCTTTTTGGCTCCGCCGTTGCTTGGATCATTCGGGAAGGTCTTAAAAACCGCCACTGGTTTTTCTCTGCTGGCCCTTTGTTATCTTGTCCAGGCGGTTTTACTGGGCGTGGTGTTGTACCGGCGAAACCATGGGGCGAAAAATTCCAACACCATTGCCTGATTTCTCAGGGGTGCCTGTATTCTCCCATGGGGATGGGGCTCCGATCATGGGTGAATCTGTTGCCCATGATCGGTGGTTTATGTCAGACTGTCTATCCGATGTTATGAAACGGGTTGACATGGTGATTTTGCTCCTGGGCTGGATTAAACTGAAAAACCACCTCCCTGACGCCGTCAGTGCCCATGGCAACCTCTTTGATCACGGCAGCAAGTTCATTGCCTGGAGAACCAGATTCTTTGTCCCTGGCGATGTAAACGGTTCCGCTGTTGCAGGTGACTTGGACCGTTGGTGCGATCTTTACCAGGGCTGCTTCGACACTGCTTGCAAGGGCAAGGTCATTGATCACCTCCATGGATTCCAGGGTTGTCTGAAAAGCGGGTTTTTTTACCAGATTAACCAGGATATCAATGGCATCATCCACGGTAATGGTCTTGATGTTCAGGACCACGTCATAGAGTCTGCTGTCCCAGGTATCTGTTCCGTATAGCTGAAGCCCCCATTTCCGACGTTCATCATCGTCTTTCTTAAGGATATAGAGGGCCCGGTCATGGGAGATATCTTCCCGTTTCATTTCCTCTGACACCCGGTCGTTGATATCGGCATTGATTCTGACCTTGAGGATGCCTGGAATGTTGCCTAAAAAATAGTGTCCGGCAAGGCCATGGTAGACAATATTATCCTTTTTGACATGCTGGAGCAGTGACGAACGGATAAAACTGACAAATCGTTTTTTGCCGTTGTTAAACCGTTCAATGACCTGGGGGGCATCATGCAGGGCCCGGACAAGCTTTATTTCGGGGATATTGAATTCATCAGATGCTTCAAGCAGGATATCCCGGGAGACGCATCCATAGCCCAAGCGCTGGGCAAGTTTTTCCGCAACCTCTTTTCCCCGGCTGTAAGAGCCCCTGGATATAGTAATAATGGACATGAATCCTTCCTTTCTGTTGATGTTGTTTTCACAATTATTTTTCAGCAATCGTGATATTGTACCTGCAGGGACATGACTATTATAGCATAGATAACTATCTGCTTGTTGTAGAAAAAAATCAATCCTTTGTAATATCTGATTTTTAACAGGGATTAAAAAAATGAGTCGCTTGACCCTGCCAGCTTCGAAAAAATCCCGGATTCCGGTTCCACCAACAGGGGCGTAGCATGAAATCTTGTCCATACCTGATTTAGCTTTTTTTATTGGTTGACACATAAGACGACCGGTCATATCTTTATTGCCATAAAAAACAACACATACAGACATCCTCAACGCAGGGGTGATATTGTTTGAATACAGAAGGGGCGATATCGAACCCCATGAATAGATCATCCATGATAATATAATTTTTAACTACTGCAGAACAAGGAATAACATAATGAAAAAAGAGCAGGCTTTATTGAAATCCTATGGGATGAACGATCTTTTGCTGACCAATCGAGTAGTTATGGCCCCCATGACCCGCAGCAGGGCGGACAATCCAGGCCACGTGGCAACGGATCTCATGGCTGAATATTATGCCCAGAGAGCCTCGGCTGGCCTTATTATTACCGAAGGATCCCAGATTTCAAAACGGGCTGTGGGGTATATAAATACTCCGGGGATCTATTCCAGGGAGCAGGTGGATGGCTGGAAAAAAGTGACAAAGGCTGTCCATGCCAGGGGTGGAAAAATATTTATTCAGCTCTGGCATGTGGGGCGCATGTCCCACCCTGATTTTCACAATGGTGAACTGCCGCTGTCTGCGTCAGCATTGAATCCCAATTCCCAGTCCTATACGCCCCAGGGCTTCAAGGACACCGTGACCCCCAAGGCCATGACTCTGGACGAGATCAAAGAGACAATCTCTGATTATGGTAAAGCGGCTCAAAATGCCATGGCAGCAAACTTTGATGGTGTTGAGATCCATTCCTCGAACGGTTACCTGCTTCACCAGTTCTTCAGCCGTACCTCCAACGTGAGAGGTGATGAATATGGCGGGTCCATTGAAAAAAGGGCGAAGATCCTTTTTGAAGTGATTGAAGAAGTAAAAAAACACGTTCCTGAAAACCGTATCGGTGTCCGGCTTAACCCGTCACTCAACGGCATCTTTGGCATGACACTGGACGAAGAGAGTATTCCCACCTTTGACTACATCGTTTCCAGGCTCAATGATTACAATCTGGCTTATCTTCATTTGTCAGAGCCGTTTAACGACGTCACAGACGTGGTTGGCGCTGAACCTCACATCGCGCGACGATACAGACCGATTTACCGGGGCACGCTGATGATCAAT
Coding sequences:
- a CDS encoding 3-hydroxybutyryl-CoA dehydrogenase, with the translated sequence MEIEGFGVIGSGQMGNGIAQVAATSGLKVLMSDIKQEFCDKGMATITKNLDRSVSKGKLEPAERDAILGRITTTTDLGAMEAVDFVVEAAVEREDLKFKIFEDLDRFCKPHTILSTNTSSIPIGRIAARTKRPDKVIGMHFMNPVPVMKLVEVIKGLPTSEETFQTTWSLSQKFGKTPAEANDFPGFIANRILMPMINEAVFCVYQSVGKVEDIDTVMKLGMNHPMGPLALADLIGLDTCLAIMETLYDGFKDSKYRPCPLLRKYVEAGWLGRKTGKGFYDY
- a CDS encoding acetyl-CoA C-acetyltransferase codes for the protein MKKAVIVSAARTPLGSFGGSLSTTGATDLGAHAINAAIERAGIDKEIIDECIMGLVLPCGYGQNPGKQAAVKAGLPWAVEAITINKVCGSSLKAVMLAAQAIQCGDADVVVAGGMETMSMAPYYMEKARWGHRMGPGTIQDHMVHDGLWDIVNDFHMGMSNELCCERWDVSREDQDRFAAKSYRRACEAIKMGRFADQISPVTIAQRKGDPKIFDTDECPQETSFEALSRMKSAFKKDGMGTAGNASIISDGAAAVVVMSQERAKALGCTILAEIGAQASFGIDMKYVLMAPIYAIPKVLDKEGITLQDVDLFEINEAFSGSSTGINKVLELDPEKVNVNGGSVALGHPIGASGARVLTTLLYEMQRRDLKTGLASLCLGGGEAVAMVVNR
- a CDS encoding TetR/AcrR family transcriptional regulator translates to MKKGELKEIRKDQSEVPTQIKNPELVVERRRQIVDSTVHLFVEHGYHKTTTRMIAKAAGFSIGSLYEYVGSKEDVLYLVCEAIHAEVERAVEATLSGEVRGKETLAEVIREYFHVCDSMSDHVLLMYQVTQFLPKKWQIRALENELRITDIFVQVINKLSGKVDFPLVEEKTVTMLAHNISVLGHMWAFRRWDLARHFTIDEYIEYQTDFVLGRLIA
- a CDS encoding alkene reductase, which codes for MKKEQALLKSYGMNDLLLTNRVVMAPMTRSRADNPGHVATDLMAEYYAQRASAGLIITEGSQISKRAVGYINTPGIYSREQVDGWKKVTKAVHARGGKIFIQLWHVGRMSHPDFHNGELPLSASALNPNSQSYTPQGFKDTVTPKAMTLDEIKETISDYGKAAQNAMAANFDGVEIHSSNGYLLHQFFSRTSNVRGDEYGGSIEKRAKILFEVIEEVKKHVPENRIGVRLNPSLNGIFGMTLDEESIPTFDYIVSRLNDYNLAYLHLSEPFNDVTDVVGAEPHIARRYRPIYRGTLMINTAFDRNKGNTVLDENMADLVAYGKPYISNPDLVERFAAKADIAHWDESTFYTTGSKGYTDYPTL
- a CDS encoding MFS transporter, with product MLKHRSIIALNVAIFFFMFGVGMIVPLLPQKIIALTGSLQSVGYLASAFAVSFVLLQFPMGRLSDRFGFRRFLLAGYLTCSASGLFYCFSDTPEMIFFGRMLQGIGEAPLWALAPALVSILYPRSKGKVIGLYNASIHLGLTAGSAAGILVSPYWVNNESFLLFALSGLVGVLLIFVAVKNPDRKVSVTEGAVDKVAFMALVKNSSTFAVFGGIILYGAGYGIFLTVLPGFLIQDVGFSHRDIGWFFMLFYVAISLSQAIIGPLSDRYGSGKTMVLGLMAVFMGVGMFPGKGAWEIYSWLFAASFGLGGFCVSALAWLNNCVGDSLKGTVSGTFYLLWGIGFFLAPPLLGSFGKVLKTATGFSLLALCYLVQAVLLGVVLYRRNHGAKNSNTIA
- a CDS encoding M24 family metallopeptidase; the encoded protein is MTEYTRGVPVAELKPRIQAFQALLHKRGVDAAIIVQKSDFFYLTGTNQQGWLYVPREGQPLLMIFKEFVRAKAESALERIVDLVSPKKIPGVLETLGYPKPKILGMELDVLPTNLFFQYRSIFDTARIVDISIDIRMLRAVKSPYEIAMIRRAAALSDKLAARVPELLEPGKTEITLAGELEAYARSLGHQGLVKMRLWGSELFYGHLLSGPSGGVPSYLASPTGGSGTSPATGQGAGHRRLGRNEPILVDYVFALDGYLSDHARIFSIGKLPDDMLKAHNAMLEVQDVAKCRGIPGIQAGELYEIMVAAAADRGYAANFMGVGDRRIRFTGHGIGLELDEFPFIAKGQTLILEPNMVIAMEPKVVLPGRGVVGIENSLVVTPSGLESLSSIQEDVVVV
- a CDS encoding cytidylate kinase-like family protein, producing the protein MSIITISRGSYSRGKEVAEKLAQRLGYGCVSRDILLEASDEFNIPEIKLVRALHDAPQVIERFNNGKKRFVSFIRSSLLQHVKKDNIVYHGLAGHYFLGNIPGILKVRINADINDRVSEEMKREDISHDRALYILKKDDDERRKWGLQLYGTDTWDSRLYDVVLNIKTITVDDAIDILVNLVKKPAFQTTLESMEVINDLALASSVEAALVKIAPTVQVTCNSGTVYIARDKESGSPGNELAAVIKEVAMGTDGVREVVFQFNPAQEQNHHVNPFHNIG
- the icmF gene encoding fused isobutyryl-CoA mutase/GTPase IcmF, with translation MEQIADIYRAENAVRVVTATALFDGHDASINIMRRMLQDSGAEVIHIGHNRSAREVVEAAIEEDAQGIAVSSYQGGHVEYFKYMVDLLRENNASHIHVFGGGGGVIVPEEMKELHAYGVTRIYSPDDGARIGLQGIINDQIKTMDFSTVDFERLDYGRLNVDEKYVTANFITAVQNAKERNDGSLATILAGLAKIRNDKNPPVIGLTGTGGAGKSSLTDELILRMLMDLKDVNIAILSCDPSRRKTGGALLGDRIRLNSIENGRVYMRSLATREAQSELPASLAEAIEVVKAAGYDIILAETAGIGQGDSRIIDLVDLSVYVMTAEFGAPSQLEKIDMLDYADIVVINKFEKRGSEDALRDVRKQVQRNRKAWDIDAADLPVYGTIASKFNDDGVTAFYHGILDLLARNKGVVYESGLGRTSTKTSSSKTIIIPSERTRYLSEIADTVRDYHKKTDEQADALRKRWHLTETEKELKETLSDDIGAMLETFKRSINEANDKIDGETDDLLAQWDGINEAYHQDELVYTVRDKDIRLPLSTVSLCHSKIPKVCIPKYKDPGELFKWMRKENVPGSFPYTAGVFPLKRVDEDPTRMFAGEGGPADTNKRFRFLSSSYPAKRLSTAFDSVTLYGQDPDTRPDIYGKIGTSGVSICTLDDVKVLYSGFDLCAPNTSVSMTINGPAPMMLAMFMNTAIDQQMDKFRSEKGREPSASEAAEIRQYAVSTVRGTVQADILKEDQGQNTCIFSIEFALKMMGDIQQYFIDNAVRNFYSVSISGYHIAEAGANPITQLALTLANGFTYVEYYLSRGMAIDSFAPSLSFFFSNGMEPEYTVMGRVARRIWSVAMRYLYKGKEGSQKLKYHIQTSGRSLHAQDIQFNDIRTTLQALCAVYDNCNSLHTNAFDEAITTPSGESVRRALAIQLILNREWGLAKNENPLQGSFIVDELTDLVEEAVLKAFDSITERGGVLGAMESGYQRGKIQEESMYYELRKHSGDLPIVGVNTFQDPEANYDEIMSCIELSRGTTEQKDDQLKRLADFKERHGQEALDAVVKLQQTALDGGNVFAELMETVKHCSLGTITQALYDVGGKYRRNM